The genomic stretch ACGGCGATACGGAGGAGACGCTGCTGGAAGTGCTTCCCATGATCGACGCTGTGGGGCAAGAAACCGGCCTTACGGTAATCGATAACCACGCGGTCACGAAGGGCCGGGATGAACTCTTCCCCGATCATCTGCATCCCAACAAGGAAGGGGCGGGCCTCTTGGCTCGAAACGTCTATCGGGCAATCGTCGGCAAAGAGTTCGTCGGAGATGTTCCGCCGCCCCCTAACGAAGCGTTAAAGCGGCCGTAGCCGATATCGCTTCCGGTAATCGGAGGCGGAGAGACCCGTCATGAGACGAAAGCGGCGAGAGAAATAGAGGACGTCGGCGAAGCCGACCCGCTGAGCGATCTCCCCGATGCGCGCATCCGATTCGACGAGAAGCCGCCGAGCCTTGGCCAGACGGAGCTTGATGAGGTGCTGGTTCGGAGGAAGCGCGTAAAGAGCGCTCCACTGGCGACGCAAGGTTGAGGGGGAGAGGCCGTTGGCCCGGGCCAACGCGTCGAAATCGTAATCCTTCTCGGGATGGGCGCGCAAGGCAGCTTCGATTTGGACAATGGCTTGGGTGTCTCCGTCGTCCCCCCGGCCCGGGGGAGGAGCCAAGCTCTCCAGGATCATCCGCTCGCAGATGCGATCGATCCGGTCGACGACGCTTGCCGGGTCGGGAAGACGGATGAGGGAACGGAGTTCCTCAAGCGTGGCCAGAACACCCTCGAGGTTGGTGATCGGCCAGACGGGGCGGGGGTCGGAGAAGAAACCCCGCTTTCGAAGCTGCGGGACGGTTCGGGCGTCGTAGAGGAAGTAGATCTCATCCCAGGTGGCATCGAGGGGAAGGGGGCCGTAGTTCGGTTTCTCGCCCGGCCATTGGGTGATCACGCACGGCGCCTCGACCTTCCAAGTCTTTCCCTTCCGCTCGAATTCGCCATGGCCTTGGAGAATAAAGGAAAAGTTGCAGGTGCTGAACGTACGCCCGACCCAGTGGTCTTTCCCCCGAATATCGCCAATATTCAGAACCTGAAGATCGGTCGGGAAGTGACGTGGGAAGGGGGCGAGATGTTTGACGAAAAAATCCATAAATATGGAAAAGAATTCTATGGGCGGAAGATGGATAGATTAGGCATTACTTGATCAACCATCGATCTTATGAAAAAAAATCGCAAGCCTTACTTCTCCGTTCCCGCCGCCGCCTACGAAGGACCGCAGAGCCGCAATCCGCTCGCTTTCCGCCACTACAACCCCCAGGAAAGCTTCGACGGGAAGACTCTTGAGGAGCACATGCGCTTCTCGATTGCCTACTGGCACGCCTTCCGGGGCACGGGCGCCGATCCCTTTGGTCCCGGCCCCATCGTCCGCCCGTGGGAGGCTGGAAGGGATCCCGTCTCCGTCGCGAAGGTCCGGATGGACGCTGCCTTCGAGTTCTTCACGAAGATCCGGGCGCCGTTCTGGGCCTTCCACGACCGCGACATCGCGCCCGAGGGGAAGACCCTCGCCGAATCGAACCGCAATCTGGCCGCGATCGTCGCCCACGCGAAGCAGCTCCAGAAGGCGACGGGCGTGAAGCTTCTCTGGGGTACTGCGAACCTCTTCTCGAACCCCCGCTACATGTGCGGCGCCTCGACGAACCCCGACGCCCACGTCTTCGCC from Verrucomicrobium sp. GAS474 encodes the following:
- a CDS encoding AraC family transcriptional regulator, whose product is MITQWPGEKPNYGPLPLDATWDEIYFLYDARTVPQLRKRGFFSDPRPVWPITNLEGVLATLEELRSLIRLPDPASVVDRIDRICERMILESLAPPPGRGDDGDTQAIVQIEAALRAHPEKDYDFDALARANGLSPSTLRRQWSALYALPPNQHLIKLRLAKARRLLVESDARIGEIAQRVGFADVLYFSRRFRLMTGLSASDYRKRYRLRPL